The DNA segment CCAGGCCAAGCCGGTCTCGCAGGTAGTGGTAGTAATGTGCATGGGGGCCGACATTGGCCAGAACGCAATCGGCATTCTCGAGCGTGTCACGCGCATAGTCCGGGTCCCCCAGCAACCGGGGGAAATCGTGAAACCTGGTGTCCAGGCCGGGATGCGGCGTTGCTTCCAGGAGCCGATTGATTTCGGTATGGGCGAGATTGACGCCGTCTCGCTGTTCGAGGTTCGGGTCGCTTTCAAAGTGGTGCAGCGCGAGACGTGTCGGCATGTAGCTTGGGGCGTTCCTATCCGATTGTGGCCGGTCTGTCAGGGAAGTTGCGACACGCCATCGAAGTGGGCAGGTAAGTCCAGCCCCAGCAGCGTCAGGATCGTGGCCGGAATATCCTCCAGTTGCGCCGTTCTGGGCGATTGCCCCGCCGGCACGCCCGGTCCGCTCACATAAAGCACATTTTTCGAGGGACAGTCATGGGCTTGATGACCGCCGCTGCGAAAATAGGGAATCGGGCCGATGCGCCCGACATGCGGCGAGTCCACGACGTCCACCGGACCGTCTTCGGCAAAGACCACGATCAGGTCGGCCGGTGGCTTTTTAGGATCGTCATCGAAGGGCGTCTGCCGAACCCGGATGACGTCGCGCACCATCGGCTTGCCGGTGCGCGCATTCACCATCGTCGAAATCGCGGCGGTCAGTTGATCGCACACGTCGCCGAAATCCGCCTCGCTGACGATGCCTTGCGTCTCGCGCCCCTGAACATTGATTCGGACATAGCCATCGGCGAGGCTGGGAAACGCAAAGGCGCGCATGGCGGGCCACATTGGCGCGTACCAGTTGGCCGGGCACCAGTTCATCGAATCTTCGCGGGCTTCCTGAACAGCAGGAGATTCCAGTTCGCGCGCGCCCCAGGGGGTATGAAGGTTCCACATCTCGTGCTTCCAGTGAGCCGCATAATCCAGGCGCGGCGGAGGAACGGGCTCACCGTAAACGCCTTCCGCCAGCGCCGCCTTGCCCGGAAAGTTCCAGCGATAGAGGAATTCCGGGAGAAGGACCCCCCGCGCATTTTCCAGGGAGTCGGGCACCATCTCGTCGATCGTGTAGAACACGACGAAGACCGTATCGTCGACATCATCCAGCAATCGGCCGATCGAGCGATCCACACTCTGATAGAGATCCAGCAGCGGATCCTCCGCCCCCTCTCGAACGCTGTTCAGGGGATGCGGCTGGCTCAGGTGCCACAGCGCATGCCCACCCGTATGCGTTTCCGAAAACAAGGTTGTGAAAAGCTCCCAGCTTTCGCCGTTGAGCAGGTCCAGGCACGCCGCCGTGCGGCGATCCACGGACCGCATCAATACCTGCGCGTACTCCCGCAGAACGTCGGCCTCGTACATACTGGGCACGGTATGGGAGATGCCCTGCCGATGTGACAGCTGGTTGGTAATGGTGTGAGCACCGGTCAGTTTCGGATCAGGCCCATAGCGCTCGAGCAGATCCTGCAGCAGTTCTGGTGGGTCGGACTGGGCATAGCACTCGTTGAGGTCGCTCGCCCATCCCGAAACCTGGCTGCCCTTCACACCCCCCACTATCGGCGCCGTCAGATCAAAAGCCACAACCCGGCATTGATCGCCAAGGGCATAAAATATCGGCGCCTGAATCCAGTCGAAGATCGAGGCTTCATTGAACTGGTAGGTCTGAGCGTCCCAATTGTCGAGCCAGTGATTCCAACGTTCCCGGCTTTGTCCGGTCAACATGGGAATCCAGCAATGTTCGTTGCTGAACCGCTTGACCGACTGGACATCCACCGCCGTGCTGCGGTTCTGAAGCCGTTGCAGGTTGGGCAGCCTGCCCTCGCCGATCCAGCGCAACAGCAGGTCGTGATTTGGCGAGTCCAGACCAATCGCCATCACCCTGCGCGGGCGCTCCGAGGCTGCAATGTCAGTATTGTCCGGCATGCACTGTACCTTGGTCCTTCGGGGCTGGCGCCCTTCTCTATGAGGTTCTGTTCGATATGGAAGAACGGGACGTCGCGCTGCTGCCCCTTATCATATCCACCATTTTTTTCAGCATGGCCTGCTCCTGAGCATTAGCCCTTTGGTGCCCCATTATCGTCGCCTTTTCAAAACGATCGGCTGGCAGACCATTCTGCATAATGTCTCCCGCCGTCATGACGCATAAGGCCGCGCTGAGAGTCGGGTTACAAAGCAAAATCCGGGCTGAGTCAAAGCCAGTATGCGCAACGTTGGTCAACTGCCGTCCATTGATCCAGATTCCGCTCGGCATGGAAACGCCGTTGCAATTAGCCGCCTGCGCGAGCCGCAACGCCTGTTCCCTGGTCGGAAAATCCGTCTCGTCCAGACATATGAG comes from the Emcibacter sp. SYSU 3D8 genome and includes:
- a CDS encoding alkaline phosphatase family protein; translated protein: MPDNTDIAASERPRRVMAIGLDSPNHDLLLRWIGEGRLPNLQRLQNRSTAVDVQSVKRFSNEHCWIPMLTGQSRERWNHWLDNWDAQTYQFNEASIFDWIQAPIFYALGDQCRVVAFDLTAPIVGGVKGSQVSGWASDLNECYAQSDPPELLQDLLERYGPDPKLTGAHTITNQLSHRQGISHTVPSMYEADVLREYAQVLMRSVDRRTAACLDLLNGESWELFTTLFSETHTGGHALWHLSQPHPLNSVREGAEDPLLDLYQSVDRSIGRLLDDVDDTVFVVFYTIDEMVPDSLENARGVLLPEFLYRWNFPGKAALAEGVYGEPVPPPRLDYAAHWKHEMWNLHTPWGARELESPAVQEAREDSMNWCPANWYAPMWPAMRAFAFPSLADGYVRINVQGRETQGIVSEADFGDVCDQLTAAISTMVNARTGKPMVRDVIRVRQTPFDDDPKKPPADLIVVFAEDGPVDVVDSPHVGRIGPIPYFRSGGHQAHDCPSKNVLYVSGPGVPAGQSPRTAQLEDIPATILTLLGLDLPAHFDGVSQLP